A single genomic interval of Noviherbaspirillum cavernae harbors:
- a CDS encoding aminoacyl-tRNA synthetase, with product MRMSDEEYFRSCVAKERHLAQLLGHHNIEEFYESAGTLWDDSKALPQWTRDWNACAHLMIEHDITIAYHRETGEAHSSSATVGPIVVRFADHPTKDQAIRFAIVKAVTSLLEHAHHHKHCHGH from the coding sequence ATGCGCATGAGCGATGAAGAATATTTTCGAAGCTGCGTCGCCAAGGAGCGGCATCTGGCGCAACTGCTCGGTCACCACAACATCGAAGAGTTCTACGAAAGCGCCGGCACCCTGTGGGACGACAGCAAGGCGCTGCCGCAATGGACGCGCGACTGGAATGCCTGCGCGCACCTGATGATCGAGCACGACATCACGATCGCCTACCACAGGGAGACGGGCGAGGCGCACAGCAGCTCGGCGACCGTGGGGCCGATCGTCGTCCGCTTCGCCGATCATCCGACGAAGGACCAGGCGATCCGATTTGCGATCGTGAAGGCCGTCACGTCGCTGCTGGAACATGCGCATCATCACAAGCATTGCCATGGGCATTGA
- a CDS encoding YifB family Mg chelatase-like AAA ATPase — MSLAVLKSRALAGMDAPEVTVEVHLANGLPSFTIVGLPETEVKESKDRVRAALQNARFEFPARRITVNLAPADLPKESGRFDLPIALGILAASGQMPADELGKYEFAGELSLSGELRPIRGALAMTYAMHRAGDASGRQRAFILPRANADEAALVADAAIHPADSLLDVCAHFAALGGDAQLARHTAQAEAARAAYPDFSEVKGQAQAKRALEVAAAGGHSVLMVGPPGTGKSMLAARFPGILPPMTDEEALESAAVQSLNGGFSVARWKARPYRAPHHTASGVALVGGGGTPRPGEISLAHRGVLFLDELPEFDRKVLEVLREPLESGHITISRAARQADFPARFQLVAAMNPCPCGFLGHSSNKCRCTPDNVARYQDRISGPLLDRIDMQIQVGALPHEDLLKQADGEPSSAIAARVERTFAAQIARQGKGNHALSTTEIDAHCKPDAQGEQLLRTAMTRLNWSARAYHRVLKVARTIADLAGQATIGQPHVAEAIQYRRALREQ; from the coding sequence ATGAGTCTCGCTGTCTTGAAAAGCCGCGCGCTGGCCGGAATGGACGCGCCCGAAGTCACGGTCGAAGTGCATCTCGCCAACGGCCTTCCCTCCTTCACCATCGTCGGCCTGCCCGAAACCGAGGTCAAGGAATCGAAGGACCGGGTGCGCGCCGCGCTGCAGAATGCGCGCTTCGAGTTTCCCGCGCGCCGCATCACGGTCAATCTGGCGCCGGCCGATCTGCCCAAGGAATCGGGCCGCTTCGATCTGCCGATCGCGCTCGGCATCCTCGCCGCCTCCGGGCAGATGCCTGCCGATGAACTCGGCAAGTATGAATTTGCCGGCGAGCTGTCGCTGTCGGGCGAACTGCGGCCGATCCGGGGCGCGCTGGCGATGACGTATGCGATGCATCGCGCGGGAGATGCCAGCGGCAGGCAGCGCGCATTCATCCTGCCGCGCGCGAATGCGGATGAAGCGGCACTGGTCGCGGACGCGGCGATCCATCCCGCCGATTCGCTGCTGGATGTGTGCGCGCATTTCGCGGCGCTCGGTGGCGATGCGCAGCTGGCGCGTCACACGGCGCAGGCCGAGGCGGCGCGAGCGGCGTATCCCGATTTTTCCGAGGTCAAGGGGCAGGCGCAGGCCAAGCGTGCGCTGGAAGTGGCCGCAGCCGGCGGTCACAGCGTGCTGATGGTCGGTCCGCCCGGCACCGGCAAGTCGATGCTGGCGGCGCGTTTCCCCGGCATCCTGCCGCCGATGACGGATGAGGAGGCGCTGGAATCAGCGGCAGTGCAATCGCTCAACGGCGGCTTTTCGGTGGCGCGCTGGAAGGCGCGGCCGTACCGCGCGCCGCATCACACGGCATCGGGCGTGGCGCTGGTCGGCGGTGGCGGCACGCCGCGTCCGGGCGAGATTTCACTGGCGCATCGCGGCGTGCTGTTTCTCGATGAACTTCCCGAGTTCGACCGGAAAGTGCTGGAAGTGCTGCGCGAACCGCTGGAGTCGGGCCACATCACGATCTCGCGCGCGGCGCGGCAGGCGGACTTCCCGGCGCGCTTCCAGCTGGTGGCTGCCATGAATCCGTGCCCCTGCGGTTTTCTCGGTCATAGTTCCAACAAATGCCGCTGCACGCCGGACAACGTGGCGCGCTACCAGGATCGGATTTCCGGCCCGCTGCTCGACCGCATCGACATGCAGATCCAGGTCGGCGCGCTGCCGCACGAGGATTTGCTGAAGCAGGCCGATGGCGAGCCTTCCAGCGCCATCGCGGCACGCGTGGAACGCACGTTTGCGGCGCAGATCGCACGGCAGGGCAAGGGCAATCACGCGCTGTCGACCACGGAAATCGATGCGCACTGCAAACCGGATGCACAAGGCGAGCAATTGCTGCGCACCGCGATGACGCGCCTGAACTGGTCGGCGCGCGCCTACCACCGCGTGCTGAAGGTCGCCCGCACGATTGCCGATCTGGCGGGACAGGCCACGATAGGCCAGCCACATGTCGCCGAGGCGATCCAGTACCGCCGCGCGTTGCGCGAGCAATAG
- a CDS encoding accessory factor UbiK family protein, whose translation MDKNNFFNDMQAKFNQALESSPAKDLEKNVKAMLSQGFSKLDLVTREEFDVQSQVLAKTRAKLEELEARVAELEAQLKK comes from the coding sequence ATGGACAAGAACAATTTCTTCAACGACATGCAGGCCAAGTTCAACCAGGCGCTGGAAAGCTCGCCCGCCAAGGATCTCGAGAAAAACGTGAAGGCGATGTTGAGCCAGGGGTTTTCGAAACTCGACCTGGTCACGCGCGAGGAATTCGATGTACAGAGCCAGGTGCTCGCCAAGACACGCGCGAAACTGGAGGAACTGGAAGCGCGCGTGGCGGAGCTGGAAGCGCAGTTGAAGAAATGA